In Candidatus Methylacidiphilales bacterium, the following are encoded in one genomic region:
- a CDS encoding TRIC cation channel family protein: MEPYEKILQIVDILALFIAGLSGLSAAREARLDWVGAYVSALLCGIGGGTLRDLLIGRTPVFWLNQPWVLAIPLLVILIGESFLRGHYQNRRFFLVADAFALALFTWIGTRIALAHEILWSAPLLGAITGTAGGVMRDLICGRVPVVMRSEFYVSAALLGAILQLILYHLKTQEIITLLAVIFLIILLRLLAIRYHWRLPLVGTREIT; encoded by the coding sequence ATGGAGCCGTATGAAAAAATCTTACAAATCGTTGATATTCTTGCGCTCTTCATTGCGGGTCTCAGTGGCCTGTCTGCAGCTCGAGAAGCCCGTCTGGATTGGGTTGGCGCGTATGTCTCTGCCCTGCTTTGTGGAATCGGAGGGGGAACGTTACGCGACCTCCTGATCGGGCGGACGCCTGTTTTTTGGCTCAACCAACCGTGGGTGCTTGCGATCCCCCTGCTGGTCATTCTCATAGGAGAAAGCTTCCTCCGTGGTCATTATCAAAACCGCCGATTCTTCCTGGTTGCAGATGCCTTCGCGCTGGCACTCTTCACATGGATAGGAACCCGCATCGCGTTGGCTCATGAGATTTTGTGGTCTGCTCCTCTACTCGGCGCCATCACAGGCACGGCTGGCGGCGTCATGCGTGATTTGATCTGCGGTCGTGTGCCAGTCGTGATGCGAAGCGAGTTTTACGTCAGCGCAGCTCTCCTCGGTGCGATTCTGCAACTCATCCTTTATCATCTGAAAACCCAGGAGATCATCACTCTTTTAGCTGTGATTTTCCTTATCATACTCTTAAGGCTACTAGCTATCCGTTATCACTGGCGCTTGCCATTGGTCGGCACACGCGAGATCACCTAG
- a CDS encoding thiazole synthase translates to MSCDPLIIANRNFQSRLLLGTGKFSSTRVMKDALEASGCEIVTVALRRADLSGKKDPYADILEHIDSSRYLVLPNTSGAMNAEEAIRLARLARAAGLPSWVKLEIHPDSRYLLPDPIETFKAAEILVKEGFVVLPYINADPVLAKRLEEVGVAAVMPLGAPIGSNRGLETRSQIAIIIEQSTVPVVVDAGLGAPSHAAAAMEMGADAVLVNTAIAIAEDPLKMAKAFALAVEAGRLAYKVGLPASNLVADPTSPLEVFSKV, encoded by the coding sequence ATGTCTTGTGACCCGCTAATTATTGCCAATCGTAATTTTCAGTCGCGACTTTTACTCGGCACAGGCAAGTTTTCTTCGACTAGAGTAATGAAGGATGCGTTGGAGGCGAGTGGTTGTGAGATTGTGACTGTCGCTTTGAGAAGAGCGGATCTTTCCGGAAAAAAAGACCCATATGCTGATATACTGGAACATATCGACTCGAGTAGATATTTGGTTTTGCCGAATACAAGCGGTGCGATGAACGCTGAAGAAGCGATACGTTTAGCTCGTCTTGCTAGGGCAGCGGGTTTGCCGTCTTGGGTGAAATTAGAAATTCATCCTGATTCTCGTTACTTGCTTCCCGATCCGATTGAAACCTTTAAGGCTGCAGAGATTTTGGTGAAAGAAGGATTTGTGGTTTTACCCTATATCAATGCTGATCCTGTATTAGCAAAACGTCTTGAGGAAGTAGGAGTGGCTGCTGTAATGCCGCTCGGTGCGCCGATCGGCTCAAATCGTGGACTAGAGACTCGTTCACAAATTGCAATCATCATAGAACAAAGCACGGTGCCTGTAGTTGTGGATGCTGGTTTAGGTGCGCCTTCTCATGCTGCTGCAGCAATGGAGATGGGAGCAGATGCGGTGCTTGTTAATACCGCGATAGCGATTGCAGAAGATCCTTTGAAAATGGCGAAAGCGTTTGCCTTGGCAGTAGAAGCTGGGCGACTAGCCTACAAAGTAGGCTTGCCTGCTAGCAATCTCGTTGCCGACCCGACTAGCCCATTGGAAGTCTTTTCGAAAGTATAG
- a CDS encoding ferredoxin, whose protein sequence is MADIKNRYPENVPGRYYVDSNCIDCDLCRETAPKNFTRQDDGGYSYVYKQPETPEEEEECKQAMEGCPVEAIGNDGA, encoded by the coding sequence ATGGCAGATATCAAGAACCGTTATCCGGAGAATGTTCCCGGTCGTTATTATGTAGATAGTAACTGCATAGACTGTGACCTTTGTCGTGAGACGGCTCCTAAGAATTTCACTCGTCAAGACGACGGGGGATATTCTTATGTTTACAAGCAGCCTGAAACTCCTGAGGAGGAAGAGGAGTGCAAGCAAGCTATGGAAGGTTGTCCTGTCGAGGCGATCGGGAATGATGGGGCTTGA
- the acnA gene encoding aconitate hydratase AcnA, translated as MSTSPHNLFSTRQSARTSKGRLFYYYSLPMLEKQGIGKISRLPISLRIVLESLLRNYDEKRITVDHIRSLAQWKASAPAPEEIPFIVARIVLQDFTGVPLLVDLAAMRSAVSRLKRDPAIIEPLVPVDLVVDHSVQVDVAGSPDALARNLELEFQRNRERYEFLKWGQQAFRTFRVIPPGIGIVHQVNLEYLAKAVLEDANGTVYPDTLVGTDSHTTMINGLGIVGWGVGGIEAEAGMLGQPVYFLTPEVVGVKLTGALREGVTATDVALTVTEMLRKAKVVGKFVEFFGSGAQSLPLPDRATIANMAPEYGATMGYFPFDEEALTYLRGTGRDEAHLDLIEAYYRAQEIFGIPGDDTEIEYSQVLHLDLATVEPSVAGPKRPQDRIPLNRVKETFIATLTQPIIQNGFGKTQLVSPNHKEIGDGSILIAAITSCTNTSNPSVMLAAGILAKKAVERGLRTPSYVKASLAPGSRVVTDYLQKTGLQAYLDQLRFHTVGYGCTTCIGNSGPLDAELEQQIQARNLVVASVLSGNRNFEARVHPSIRANFLMSPPLVVAYAIAGRIDIDLTREPLGFTPQGEPVYLRDLWPTLDEIRAELKAALNPEVFRALYRDFEKQNPAWNEIPTSTGLTYAWNPRSTYIQEPPFFESFALEPDSITSIRGARVLGIFGDSVTTDHISPAGSIKKNSPAGRYLLENGVTEADFNSYGSRRGNDRVMTRGTFANVRIKNLMLGGEEGGYTLLQPEGTKMSIYDAALEYARRKIPLIVIAGQEYGTGSSRDWAAKGTRLLGVRAVVAQSFERIHRSNLVGMGVLPCTFMEGTSAASLQLDGTEIYSIPDLSDNLTPRQQLTLEIQRSSGEVVRVPILCRIDTPVEVDYYRHGGILPYVLRQILTTRS; from the coding sequence ATGAGCACATCGCCGCATAACCTTTTTTCAACACGACAATCAGCACGCACGAGTAAAGGTCGTTTGTTTTATTACTACTCTTTGCCGATGCTAGAAAAACAGGGGATCGGGAAGATCTCAAGACTGCCGATCTCTCTTCGTATTGTTCTGGAGTCGTTGCTGCGCAATTACGATGAAAAACGGATTACGGTAGATCACATACGCTCGCTGGCGCAGTGGAAAGCTTCAGCACCGGCACCGGAAGAGATCCCTTTCATTGTAGCGCGTATAGTGCTGCAAGATTTTACTGGAGTGCCTTTGCTAGTGGATCTAGCGGCGATGCGATCGGCTGTGAGTCGGCTTAAAAGAGACCCAGCGATCATCGAGCCACTAGTGCCTGTAGATCTAGTTGTGGATCATTCTGTGCAAGTGGATGTAGCGGGTAGTCCTGATGCGCTTGCGCGAAATCTTGAGCTTGAATTTCAGCGAAATCGCGAACGCTACGAATTCCTTAAATGGGGACAACAAGCCTTCCGCACCTTCAGGGTCATTCCGCCAGGGATTGGAATAGTGCATCAAGTGAACCTTGAGTATCTGGCGAAAGCCGTTTTGGAAGATGCTAACGGCACTGTTTATCCCGATACGCTTGTCGGAACGGATTCCCATACAACGATGATTAACGGCTTGGGAATTGTCGGATGGGGCGTGGGCGGGATCGAGGCCGAAGCCGGAATGCTTGGCCAACCAGTGTATTTCCTGACTCCGGAAGTTGTCGGAGTAAAACTAACCGGCGCCTTGCGAGAGGGCGTCACCGCGACGGATGTTGCCTTAACGGTGACAGAGATGCTCAGGAAAGCTAAGGTCGTAGGGAAGTTTGTTGAATTCTTTGGTAGTGGCGCCCAATCGCTGCCTCTGCCCGATCGTGCCACGATAGCAAACATGGCTCCCGAATATGGGGCGACCATGGGATATTTTCCGTTTGATGAGGAAGCCCTTACTTACTTGCGCGGCACAGGGCGAGATGAGGCACATCTGGACCTCATAGAGGCTTACTACCGTGCCCAAGAGATTTTTGGCATCCCTGGAGACGATACGGAAATTGAATACAGCCAAGTCTTACATCTTGATCTTGCTACGGTCGAGCCGAGTGTTGCAGGTCCAAAACGCCCCCAAGACCGCATTCCGCTCAATCGAGTGAAGGAAACCTTCATCGCTACTCTCACACAACCGATCATTCAAAATGGCTTTGGCAAAACACAACTTGTCTCACCCAACCACAAGGAAATAGGCGATGGTTCGATCCTCATAGCAGCCATTACGTCTTGCACCAACACCAGCAATCCCTCTGTGATGCTTGCAGCTGGGATCCTCGCTAAGAAGGCTGTGGAGCGCGGTCTGAGGACACCGAGTTATGTAAAAGCTTCTCTTGCTCCAGGGTCCCGTGTTGTCACCGATTATTTACAAAAGACAGGTTTGCAAGCTTACCTTGATCAACTGCGGTTTCACACTGTGGGCTATGGTTGCACAACGTGCATCGGAAATTCAGGCCCGTTGGATGCGGAACTGGAACAACAAATCCAAGCTCGCAATTTGGTTGTGGCGAGCGTTCTTTCAGGAAATCGGAATTTTGAAGCTCGTGTCCATCCTTCCATACGCGCGAATTTCCTCATGTCTCCTCCCTTAGTTGTGGCCTATGCGATTGCAGGCAGAATTGACATCGATCTTACTCGGGAGCCGCTTGGCTTCACGCCTCAAGGCGAGCCGGTTTACCTTCGCGATTTGTGGCCGACCCTCGATGAAATTCGCGCAGAACTTAAAGCCGCATTGAATCCCGAGGTCTTTCGCGCGCTCTATCGAGATTTTGAGAAACAAAATCCTGCATGGAATGAAATACCGACATCGACAGGATTAACCTACGCTTGGAATCCGCGATCTACCTACATTCAAGAGCCTCCATTTTTTGAGTCGTTCGCTCTTGAACCAGACTCGATTACATCGATTCGCGGAGCGCGAGTTTTAGGCATCTTTGGCGATTCCGTTACCACAGATCACATTTCTCCTGCAGGCTCGATCAAGAAAAATTCGCCTGCTGGACGTTACCTTTTAGAAAACGGAGTAACAGAGGCTGATTTCAATTCGTATGGTTCACGCCGCGGTAACGATCGAGTGATGACCCGCGGCACATTTGCCAACGTGCGGATCAAAAACCTCATGCTAGGCGGAGAGGAGGGCGGCTATACGTTGCTACAACCAGAGGGAACTAAAATGTCTATTTACGATGCGGCGCTTGAATATGCGCGCCGGAAGATACCTCTGATTGTCATCGCAGGCCAAGAATATGGAACAGGTTCATCAAGAGACTGGGCGGCGAAAGGCACGCGTCTTTTAGGCGTGCGGGCTGTCGTGGCGCAAAGCTTCGAGCGCATCCATCGTTCTAACCTTGTAGGAATGGGTGTGCTGCCATGCACGTTCATGGAAGGCACCAGTGCCGCGAGTCTACAACTGGATGGCACTGAGATTTATTCTATCCCCGATCTGTCGGACAATCTGACACCTCGCCAGCAACTGACCTTAGAGATACAACGCTCCAGCGGTGAGGTCGTCCGCGTGCCGATTTTATGCCGAATCGATACGCCTGTTGAAGTGGATTACTATCGTCATGGGGGGATCTTGCCGTATGTGCTTCGTCAAATTTTGACGACTCGGTCTTGA
- the rho gene encoding transcription termination factor Rho — protein MQAKPFNELRALAAEYAIENAGMIRKSDLIFEILRRNAARNGPIFGSGVLDIYPDGYGFLRSPSYNYLATPEDIYVPSQVVKRYGLKKGHTISGPIRPPKERERYFSLIRVDLIENEDPELVRNRVFFDNLKPLFPNRRIILEGKNGDLSMRAMDLITPIGFGQRGLIVAPPRTGKTVLLQKIANAISENHPEAILIVLLVDERPEEVTDMERSVKGEVISATFDEPPERHIQVAEMTIERAKRLAENKKDVVILLDSITRLARAYNTVQPHSGKILTGGIDANAFQKPKRIFGAARNIEEGGSITIIATALVDTGSKMDDFIFEEFKGTGNMEIHLDRALVDKRIYPAINIPKSGTRREELLYHPDELPRIHVLRRALASLPPTEGMEVLLQRLKKTKNNVEFLLALNLKEF, from the coding sequence TTGCAAGCTAAGCCTTTCAACGAGCTTCGCGCCCTAGCCGCTGAATATGCCATCGAAAACGCCGGCATGATACGCAAAAGCGATTTGATCTTTGAGATACTCCGCCGCAACGCCGCTCGCAACGGACCCATATTCGGATCAGGCGTGCTCGACATCTACCCCGACGGCTACGGCTTCCTTCGCTCCCCCTCCTACAACTACCTCGCCACACCTGAAGATATCTACGTCCCTAGCCAAGTCGTAAAGCGCTACGGCCTCAAAAAAGGCCACACAATTTCCGGCCCAATCCGTCCCCCAAAAGAACGGGAACGTTACTTCTCCCTCATCCGTGTCGATCTCATCGAAAACGAAGACCCAGAGCTCGTCCGCAACCGCGTTTTCTTCGATAACCTAAAACCGCTCTTCCCCAACCGCCGCATCATCCTTGAAGGCAAAAACGGTGACCTCTCCATGCGTGCCATGGACCTCATCACCCCAATTGGTTTTGGCCAACGCGGTTTAATCGTCGCCCCACCCCGCACAGGCAAAACCGTCCTCCTACAAAAGATCGCCAACGCCATTTCCGAAAATCACCCCGAAGCCATCCTCATAGTGCTCCTCGTAGATGAGCGCCCAGAAGAAGTCACCGACATGGAGCGATCCGTCAAAGGCGAAGTCATCTCCGCCACATTTGACGAGCCACCTGAGCGACACATCCAAGTCGCAGAAATGACCATCGAGCGCGCCAAACGACTAGCCGAAAACAAAAAAGACGTCGTCATCCTCCTCGACTCCATCACACGTCTCGCTCGCGCCTACAACACCGTCCAACCCCACAGCGGAAAAATTCTCACCGGTGGTATCGACGCCAATGCATTTCAAAAACCCAAACGCATCTTCGGTGCCGCGCGAAATATCGAAGAAGGCGGCTCCATAACCATCATCGCTACAGCCCTCGTAGATACAGGCTCTAAAATGGACGACTTCATCTTCGAAGAATTCAAAGGCACCGGCAACATGGAGATCCATCTCGACCGCGCTCTCGTAGACAAGCGCATCTACCCTGCCATCAACATCCCCAAAAGCGGCACCCGCAGAGAAGAGCTCCTCTACCACCCAGATGAGTTGCCACGCATCCATGTGCTACGGCGAGCCCTCGCCTCCCTCCCACCCACAGAAGGCATGGAAGTCCTCTTGCAGCGTCTCAAGAAAACGAAAAACAACGTCGAGTTCCTCCTAGCGCTAAATTTGAAAGAGTTTTAA
- a CDS encoding GTP-binding protein, with translation MLRQHSKLIPLVLITGFLGAGKTTLLRKLVESTCSILRKKPYVIINDYQNAKVDSSSFQALTQDITPIDGSCVCCDSRVALLETLERIAAQSSRPDIVYIEVNGTSDAVELIEILALADAAQPYELPIHINVIDLYRWQRRVFHNDLERWQTAPAHYVHFSRFDRTEAERIHKVRQEVQNINPHAQEITNLDDSSISQLIESWIQDSPHSSSFHRESKTLHPDEDVSHSHVHPHSHTDHHSHSSHHHLSHAFNALEIALPNPLSEQQLQDWIIRLPENILRVKGLFVEPTRPGGYTIFQLVQGYDKVEFMDYKGNPPITPTAVVIGQNLNPADLQFTA, from the coding sequence ATGCTCCGTCAACATAGCAAACTAATCCCGCTTGTTCTCATTACTGGTTTTCTAGGAGCCGGTAAAACTACCCTCCTTCGCAAGCTCGTAGAATCGACCTGCAGCATCCTCCGCAAAAAACCTTATGTCATAATCAACGATTACCAAAACGCCAAAGTAGACTCCTCTTCATTCCAAGCGCTCACCCAAGACATTACCCCAATTGACGGATCATGCGTCTGCTGTGACTCCCGCGTCGCCCTTTTGGAAACTCTTGAACGCATCGCCGCTCAATCTTCTCGCCCTGATATTGTCTATATCGAAGTCAACGGCACCTCCGATGCTGTCGAACTCATCGAAATCCTTGCCCTTGCTGATGCTGCTCAACCTTACGAGCTCCCCATCCACATCAACGTCATTGACCTCTACCGCTGGCAACGACGCGTCTTCCACAACGATCTTGAGCGCTGGCAGACTGCGCCAGCCCACTACGTTCATTTCTCAAGGTTCGACCGCACGGAAGCAGAGCGCATCCACAAAGTCCGTCAAGAAGTTCAAAATATCAACCCACATGCCCAAGAAATAACCAACCTCGATGACTCTTCAATCAGCCAGCTCATAGAATCATGGATACAAGATTCTCCGCATTCCTCCTCTTTTCACCGAGAAAGCAAAACTCTGCATCCAGACGAGGATGTATCTCACTCCCATGTCCACCCTCATTCTCACACCGATCACCACAGTCACTCCTCACATCATCATCTCTCTCACGCCTTCAATGCCCTCGAAATAGCCCTCCCTAATCCTCTCAGTGAACAACAACTGCAAGACTGGATCATTCGACTCCCCGAAAATATTCTTCGTGTAAAAGGACTTTTTGTCGAACCCACGCGGCCGGGTGGCTATACAATTTTTCAACTCGTCCAAGGCTACGACAAAGTAGAATTTATGGACTATAAAGGGAATCCTCCCATCACCCCAACGGCTGTCGTCATCGGCCAAAACTTAAATCCAGCAGATCTCCAATTCACAGCCTAG
- a CDS encoding M42 family metallopeptidase produces the protein MDTQQKEFLKQLLNTPSPSSGELALQRLWIEFVKPYADEIKIDAYGNAIAVWNPSGSPRIMVSGHGDEIGFIIQYINDQGFLYFTTVGGSDPALARGQRVHIHNSRGTVLGVIGSLAIHMQDREKENKVPAWHEMFIDIGAKDKNEALSKVAVGDLVTYAVGYEPIHDRYFIARGCDNRVGSFVAAQVLRRCAETKKSQAAVIAVSTIQEENGLYGAAMVGYSIHPDAALVVDVAQATDIPIADKKRFCEVSLGKGPTLNRGSANHPLLVEKLRQVAESHSIPFQWATDPRSTGTDADAIFRQRGGIPTAAIGLPNRYMHSPIEMLAYDDLDQCINLIQAFLEDINPDTSFAHQL, from the coding sequence ATGGATACCCAACAAAAAGAATTCCTAAAACAACTCCTCAACACCCCCAGCCCATCCAGCGGAGAACTAGCACTACAACGGCTCTGGATCGAGTTCGTAAAACCTTACGCGGACGAAATCAAAATAGACGCATACGGCAATGCTATCGCCGTCTGGAATCCTTCCGGAAGCCCACGAATCATGGTTTCGGGACATGGCGACGAAATCGGTTTCATCATTCAATACATCAACGACCAAGGCTTCCTCTATTTCACGACTGTCGGGGGCTCAGATCCCGCTCTTGCAAGAGGACAACGCGTCCACATTCACAATTCGCGTGGGACAGTGCTCGGAGTCATCGGCTCCCTTGCTATTCACATGCAGGATCGAGAAAAGGAAAACAAAGTGCCCGCTTGGCACGAGATGTTTATTGACATCGGCGCGAAGGACAAAAACGAGGCGCTCAGTAAAGTGGCTGTCGGCGATCTCGTCACTTATGCCGTCGGCTATGAACCCATCCATGACCGATATTTCATTGCCAGAGGGTGTGACAACCGAGTAGGCTCGTTTGTAGCGGCTCAAGTGTTGCGCCGTTGCGCGGAAACAAAAAAATCTCAGGCCGCGGTGATTGCCGTTTCCACAATTCAAGAGGAAAACGGACTATATGGTGCAGCAATGGTCGGATACAGCATCCATCCTGATGCAGCACTGGTAGTTGATGTCGCGCAAGCCACAGATATCCCCATTGCAGATAAAAAACGGTTTTGCGAAGTATCACTAGGCAAAGGCCCTACATTAAATCGCGGCAGTGCGAACCATCCGCTGCTAGTTGAGAAATTGCGTCAAGTCGCCGAATCGCATTCCATCCCGTTCCAATGGGCCACGGACCCCCGATCGACAGGCACGGATGCCGACGCTATCTTTCGCCAACGCGGTGGTATACCCACTGCTGCCATTGGCCTGCCCAATCGCTACATGCATTCTCCAATTGAGATGCTCGCATATGACGATCTCGATCAATGCATCAACCTCATTCAGGCGTTTTTAGAAGACATCAACCCCGACACGTCTTTTGCACATCAACTTTGA
- a CDS encoding alanine--glyoxylate aminotransferase family protein → MPHVKLFIPGPVEVSEKTLRAYASPLIGHRGKSFQELYAQVQPSLQKLFYTQRPVFLSTTSAWGVMEAAIRNLVARKVLCCMSGAFSDKWYDVALRCGKKAEALQVPWGQPILPEKIEEKLKTGQFDALLLIHNETSTGTMNPLPEIAEVVRRFPEVMFIVDTVSSFSVLPISPDALGIDVMLTGTQKALALPPGASLFTVSERALAKASTIPDRGYYVDFVEFQKNHEMNMTPSTPSIGHFYALRSKLEEIETEGLENRYRRHLKNAELTRRWALERGFELFPAEGYASIGLTCIKNTRNIDVPKMIAHLKEHHSCIIDGGYGKIKGITFRISHMGDETPENISELLSWLDEAIAAQ, encoded by the coding sequence ATGCCACACGTAAAACTTTTTATTCCCGGTCCCGTTGAAGTTTCTGAGAAAACACTACGCGCCTACGCCTCACCTCTCATCGGCCACCGAGGTAAAAGCTTTCAAGAGCTCTACGCCCAAGTCCAACCTAGCCTCCAAAAACTCTTCTACACCCAGCGTCCCGTCTTCCTCTCCACGACTTCAGCTTGGGGCGTAATGGAAGCCGCCATCCGAAACCTAGTAGCCCGCAAAGTGCTCTGCTGCATGAGCGGCGCATTTTCCGATAAATGGTATGATGTCGCTTTGCGTTGCGGAAAAAAAGCTGAAGCACTCCAAGTTCCTTGGGGACAGCCCATCCTCCCCGAAAAAATCGAGGAAAAACTTAAAACCGGGCAATTTGATGCTCTCCTTCTCATTCATAATGAAACATCCACAGGGACCATGAATCCTCTGCCAGAAATCGCTGAAGTTGTGCGCCGTTTCCCAGAAGTCATGTTCATTGTAGACACTGTTTCTTCATTTAGCGTGCTACCTATCTCGCCCGATGCTTTAGGGATCGACGTCATGCTCACAGGCACACAGAAAGCACTCGCTTTACCCCCTGGAGCCTCACTCTTCACCGTCTCAGAGCGCGCTCTTGCCAAAGCCTCTACGATACCTGATCGCGGGTATTATGTTGACTTCGTCGAGTTTCAAAAAAACCACGAAATGAATATGACACCTTCCACACCTTCGATTGGACACTTTTATGCTTTGCGTAGCAAACTTGAAGAGATCGAAACCGAAGGACTTGAAAATCGCTACCGACGTCATCTTAAAAATGCTGAATTAACCCGCCGATGGGCTTTGGAACGAGGTTTTGAGCTCTTTCCAGCAGAAGGATATGCCTCCATCGGCCTAACCTGCATAAAAAACACCCGCAACATCGACGTCCCTAAAATGATTGCACATCTCAAAGAGCACCACTCCTGCATCATCGACGGCGGCTACGGCAAAATCAAAGGCATTACCTTCCGTATTTCCCATATGGGGGACGAAACGCCAGAAAATATCAGCGAGCTCCTCTCTTGGCTCGATGAAGCGATCGCTGCACAGTAA
- a CDS encoding MBL fold metallo-hydrolase, with the protein MEVTCYGAAGEVTGSCFHLRTKQADVLIDCGLFQSGDDATQKNIIPDSIAGKRLDGVVLTHAHLDHVGRLPLLVKTGYDRPIYGTSATLELVELVLTDAAKVQAQDTLRLNRRLERAGRPLQTPLFTMEDVARVVQLLRPLDYRHPVNIAEGVTVSLREAGHILGSASVEVRAEGRTVVFSGDIGPRNLPLLKDPEPYECADGVFMESTYGDRDHKPIEVTTEEFKNIVLSTLTRRGKVLVPSFAVGRTQQLLYYLAELMVSEQLEGVPIFVDSPMAARATDIYQRHAYLFDECTQRLTDLGAVDALWKQVQFTQTPEESMAINHVEGPAIIIAGSGMCQAGRILHHLKHHLWREETSVIIVGYQVKGSLGRRLVDGEKRVRILGEEIAVRASIHTLGGFSAHAGQTELVDWFKKLLPCHPRAVLVHGEAVAREALRESLKSAGAPEVILPELGSRIEF; encoded by the coding sequence ATGGAAGTGACGTGCTATGGCGCGGCGGGTGAGGTGACGGGATCATGTTTTCATCTTCGTACGAAGCAAGCGGACGTTTTGATTGATTGCGGTCTTTTTCAAAGCGGGGATGATGCGACGCAAAAAAATATCATCCCCGATTCGATCGCAGGGAAGAGGTTAGATGGCGTGGTGTTGACCCATGCGCATCTGGATCATGTGGGGCGATTGCCGTTGCTAGTAAAAACTGGCTACGACAGGCCAATCTACGGCACATCGGCAACGCTAGAATTAGTTGAGCTTGTCTTGACAGACGCTGCTAAAGTGCAGGCACAGGATACTCTCCGCCTCAATCGCCGGCTGGAGCGAGCGGGGCGGCCGCTGCAAACGCCTTTGTTTACAATGGAAGACGTCGCGCGAGTGGTGCAGCTGCTGCGGCCGCTTGACTATCGTCACCCTGTGAACATTGCCGAGGGTGTGACGGTAAGTCTACGAGAAGCTGGCCATATATTGGGTAGCGCAAGTGTGGAGGTGAGAGCGGAAGGGCGGACAGTAGTTTTTTCAGGCGACATTGGCCCTCGTAATCTTCCTCTTTTAAAGGATCCGGAGCCTTATGAGTGTGCGGATGGGGTGTTTATGGAGAGCACATATGGCGATCGAGATCATAAGCCGATCGAGGTGACTACGGAGGAATTCAAGAATATCGTTCTCTCTACTCTCACACGGAGGGGCAAGGTGTTGGTGCCTTCATTTGCGGTCGGTCGGACCCAGCAGCTTCTTTATTATCTGGCGGAGTTGATGGTAAGTGAGCAGCTCGAGGGAGTGCCTATCTTTGTAGATAGTCCTATGGCTGCACGGGCCACGGATATTTATCAACGGCATGCTTATTTGTTTGACGAGTGCACGCAAAGGCTCACGGATTTAGGGGCTGTGGACGCGCTTTGGAAGCAAGTCCAATTTACGCAGACGCCTGAGGAATCCATGGCTATCAACCATGTCGAAGGGCCTGCTATCATCATCGCGGGGTCAGGGATGTGTCAGGCCGGCAGGATTCTTCATCACCTTAAACATCATCTCTGGAGGGAGGAGACGAGCGTAATCATCGTGGGATATCAAGTGAAAGGTAGCTTAGGTCGCCGTCTGGTGGATGGAGAAAAGAGGGTGCGGATTTTGGGGGAAGAGATCGCTGTAAGGGCCTCGATTCACACCCTGGGAGGGTTTAGTGCGCATGCAGGGCAGACTGAACTTGTGGACTGGTTTAAGAAGTTGCTGCCCTGTCATCCGCGGGCTGTTTTAGTGCATGGAGAGGCAGTGGCTCGGGAGGCTTTGCGGGAATCATTGAAGAGTGCAGGTGCGCCGGAGGTAATCTTGCCTGAATTGGGGAGCAGGATTGAGTTTTGA
- the coaE gene encoding dephospho-CoA kinase (Dephospho-CoA kinase (CoaE) performs the final step in coenzyme A biosynthesis.), with the protein MKKRIWGLTGGIACGKSTAAEMLKKMGWKILDADTIAHELMAPGQINWKLIVDNFGTSILKDNLEINRSALAEKVFAHPEELQLLNKLTHPNICANLLTQIEHHRAHQASTPLLVVVPLLYEIDFVAPFDAILVVAASLAIQKHRLIQRGLTESAIQARLKAQWPLQEKITRADCVIWNDGSLETLHMQINVFQSQI; encoded by the coding sequence ATGAAAAAACGTATCTGGGGGCTGACCGGTGGAATCGCCTGCGGCAAAAGCACCGCTGCTGAAATGCTCAAAAAAATGGGCTGGAAAATTCTTGATGCTGACACCATCGCCCATGAGTTGATGGCGCCAGGCCAAATAAACTGGAAATTAATCGTTGACAACTTCGGCACAAGTATTCTAAAAGACAATTTAGAAATTAATCGTTCAGCCCTAGCTGAAAAAGTCTTCGCACATCCAGAGGAATTGCAACTCCTCAACAAACTTACCCATCCTAACATCTGTGCTAACCTCCTCACTCAAATCGAACATCACCGAGCCCACCAAGCCTCAACCCCCCTGCTCGTCGTAGTGCCGCTCCTTTATGAAATCGATTTCGTTGCACCTTTTGACGCTATCCTCGTTGTCGCAGCATCCCTTGCTATCCAAAAACATCGCCTCATCCAACGCGGCCTCACAGAATCTGCCATCCAAGCACGCCTCAAAGCTCAGTGGCCCCTACAAGAAAAAATCACACGTGCCGATTGCGTCATCTGGAACGACGGCTCGTTGGAAACTCTCCACATGCAGATAAACGTTTTTCAATCCCAAATTTAA